Proteins encoded within one genomic window of Kaistia algarum:
- a CDS encoding DUF3309 family protein, translated as MITILLIVLVILLIGALPSWPYSSGWGYYPSGGLGLIVVILLVLLLMGRL; from the coding sequence ATGATCACCATTCTTCTCATCGTTCTGGTCATCTTGCTGATCGGCGCTTTGCCGAGTTGGCCCTATAGCTCTGGCTGGGGCTATTATCCGAGCGGTGGCCTCGGGCTCATTGTCGTCATCCTGCTGGTGCTGCTGCTGATGGGCAGACTTTGA
- a CDS encoding MFS transporter: protein MTDPEPPAHRHKWGAFRHRAFALYWLARLAANFSVNIVSVAVGWQVYDLTKNPLDLAMIGLVQFVPALALVLVTGAVADRYSRKLIMSLCMVGEAVCMVGLLLFTLSGSTDVRIVFLILLGFGIARAFIGPASASLAPNLVPAEDLANAIAWNSSAWQIATIVGPVVGGLLYGVAPEAPYGLAVGLVVLGTIALLMVRTPPQKILAGGANWETVIAGFRYVWKEKIVLGAISLDLFAVLLGGATALLPIYARDILEVGPWGLGMLRAAPAIGAISVATWLAFRPVRDHAGLILFGFVALFGLFTILFGISTLPWLSVIALIVMGGSDMVSVYVRETLIQVWTPDAVRGRVNAVNMVFIGASNELGEFRAGVSAAAFGAVAAVVVGGIGTVAIAAIWAKAFPALRHARHLDGRP, encoded by the coding sequence ATGACCGACCCAGAGCCACCCGCGCACCGCCATAAATGGGGTGCCTTCCGGCATCGCGCCTTCGCGCTCTATTGGCTCGCCCGCCTCGCGGCCAATTTCTCCGTCAATATCGTCAGCGTGGCAGTCGGCTGGCAGGTCTATGACCTGACCAAGAATCCGCTCGACCTTGCCATGATCGGCCTAGTGCAGTTCGTGCCGGCGCTAGCGCTGGTTCTCGTCACCGGCGCTGTCGCGGATCGCTATAGCCGCAAGCTCATCATGTCACTGTGCATGGTCGGCGAGGCCGTGTGCATGGTTGGCCTTCTGCTCTTCACGCTCTCGGGCAGCACGGATGTCCGCATCGTCTTCCTGATCCTGCTGGGATTTGGAATCGCCCGCGCCTTTATCGGCCCAGCCTCAGCGTCGCTCGCGCCGAACCTCGTGCCGGCCGAAGACCTCGCCAACGCGATCGCCTGGAATTCGAGCGCCTGGCAGATCGCCACCATCGTCGGACCCGTCGTCGGCGGCCTGCTTTATGGCGTGGCGCCGGAGGCTCCCTATGGCCTCGCGGTCGGCCTCGTCGTCCTCGGCACGATCGCCCTCCTTATGGTCCGCACGCCCCCGCAGAAGATCCTCGCGGGCGGCGCGAACTGGGAAACGGTGATCGCCGGTTTCCGCTATGTCTGGAAAGAGAAGATCGTCCTCGGCGCGATATCGCTCGACCTATTCGCCGTGCTGCTTGGCGGCGCCACTGCCCTGCTCCCGATCTATGCGCGCGATATCCTGGAGGTCGGCCCCTGGGGCCTCGGCATGCTGCGAGCCGCGCCAGCGATTGGCGCCATTTCCGTCGCCACCTGGCTCGCCTTCCGCCCGGTTCGCGACCATGCCGGCCTGATCCTGTTCGGCTTCGTCGCCCTCTTTGGTCTTTTCACGATCCTGTTCGGCATTTCAACCCTGCCCTGGCTGTCGGTCATCGCGCTCATCGTCATGGGTGGCAGCGACATGGTCAGCGTCTATGTTCGCGAGACGCTGATCCAGGTCTGGACGCCCGATGCCGTCCGCGGCCGCGTCAACGCGGTCAACATGGTGTTCATCGGTGCCTCGAACGAACTTGGTGAATTCCGGGCTGGCGTCTCGGCCGCCGCCTTCGGCGCCGTTGCGGCCGTCGTGGTGGGGGGCATCGGTACAGTGGCGATCGCGGCGATCTGGGCCAAGGCGTTTCCGGCCCTCCGGCATGCGAGGCATCTCGACGGGCGTCCTTGA